The sequence GCTCCAGGTCTGGCCTGGTCGGTCTGCTGCTGCCGGTCCATGACAACCGCTACTTCTCCTCCATGGCCCAGACTTTCGAGGCGCATGTGCGCAGCAAGGGCCAGTGCCCCATCGTCGTCAGCGCCAGCCGCGATCCCCAGGAAGAGCGCGATACGGCAGCGACGCTCATTTCCTATTCGATCGATGAGCTCTTCATCTGCGGTGCGACCGATCCAGACGGCGTACACGAGGTCTGCGAGAAGGCAGGGCTGAAGCACATCAACATCGATCTTCCAGGCAGCAAGGTTGCCTCCGTCATCAGCGACAACTACGAGGGCGGGCGGATGTTAACGGAAGCGATTATCCGACAGTTTCCCGCAGATAAGCCCCTTGCACCCGAAGAGCTCTACCTCTTCGGCGGCCGCAACGACCATGCAAGCCACGAGCGCATCCGCGGCTTTCGCGCCGTCAAACGCGAGCTGCTCGCAGGCGACCCCGACATTTGCATTCAAACGACAGGCTATTCGCCAAACAACACGCGCATCGCCTTCGAAGCATTCTACAAGCAGGAAGGCCGGCTGCCGCGCGCACTCTTCGTCAATTCATCCATCAACTTCGAAGGTTTTCTTCGTTTCATGGCTGGTCATCCACACGAGACCTTCGCGGACATGGTGGTCGGCTGCTACGACTATGATCCCTTCGCGTCCTTCCTGCCCTTTCCCGTGATCATGATAAGGCAGGATATCGAGAGCATGCTGGCAAAGGCATTCGAGGTCATGGAAGAGCCGCGGTCCGCACCAACCGTTCATATGATCCGGCCGGAACTCATCAAGCCCCGCACGGCGCTGGCCGGCCCCCTCGACGCATTGAAGGACATCGACTGACCTTATTACAGGCCCCACGACCACCGCTGCCTTTGCCGCTGGTGGTGTGGTTGTTGCGGTTTTCTCGTCGATCCTTCCGAGGCCCTTACGGCCAATTCTGCTTGGCTGGTGGGCCACCTGCGGATCGCTTTCGGTGTCGCGATCGGCGGAGCGAACCAATTCATGCTCAGAACCGGTGCACGCTTCAAACCTCCCTTTGCCACTGCGCCCCGCTCACTTCACTTAGCGCTTTTCTTTGCCATGGTTGGGGTGGCCGTTCACAAGGCATCTGCCAAGCGAAGCTGTGGTTGCCGGCAGGACGGCAAATCAACGTGTTGCGGTAAGGGGGCTTTTCGGGATTGGAAGGTTCGGCCTTTGACTGCCCGTCATTTGATCGGTACTTCGGCGTTCATTTCGCCCGGTAGCCCACGCTTTCAACCCCTCGATAAGCTTGACAAATCGACGCTTCGCGATGCTGCGCGTTTATGGCATTTTCCACCTAGTTCGCTTCGGATGGCTAAGATAGCATTGGCAGCAGAATGCCGACAATGCTCCGCGTAGCCAGCCCCAAACGACCTCGCATTCAAACGCATTACATGAACGCTACCAGCAACAAGAACGCTGCTCCGGCCGCAATCAGGCCCGCACCTAGCCAGTTCCTCGTCAACCCTAGAAATCGGACTCCTTGGCTCCTGGGTTCCAGTGTCCGCCCGCTAAGGGATGATTGGTGAGGATCGCTGAGAGGCCGTCGATCAAGAGCCTCCCGACAAAGGAGAAGAATGCCGCATATGATGAAAATTGCGCCAATTGAGATTATCCACACTGTCTCCTCCTCTTGATCTTGCGTCATATAGTACCAAACTTGCATGAGGCGGAACTGTTCCTCTTTACGCTTGCGAGATCGTCACGCCAGCGCCGTTCGAAGCTTCGAAATCGGGCTTCTGGTCGGCATTGCCGTGTCGCTTTGCTTGATCAGCAGGCGTCACGGCCGGTCACAGTTCCCATTGAGGCTGATGGCAAAGCTTGCTAACCTGGAAAGGCATTTCGTGAGTTTCAGACCACCGCGATCGTTCTCGGATCGGGCGAATACGGCAATCAGCCCCCTGGAATATGAACTTGCCTCGG is a genomic window of Rhizobium etli 8C-3 containing:
- a CDS encoding substrate-binding domain-containing protein; this translates as MKNGMRKKATIYDLSVLSGNSPSTVSAVLNGTWRKRRIKETTAALIRDLAEKYQYTANRQAQGLRSSRSGLVGLLLPVHDNRYFSSMAQTFEAHVRSKGQCPIVVSASRDPQEERDTAATLISYSIDELFICGATDPDGVHEVCEKAGLKHINIDLPGSKVASVISDNYEGGRMLTEAIIRQFPADKPLAPEELYLFGGRNDHASHERIRGFRAVKRELLAGDPDICIQTTGYSPNNTRIAFEAFYKQEGRLPRALFVNSSINFEGFLRFMAGHPHETFADMVVGCYDYDPFASFLPFPVIMIRQDIESMLAKAFEVMEEPRSAPTVHMIRPELIKPRTALAGPLDALKDID